The following proteins are encoded in a genomic region of Mycolicibacterium rutilum:
- a CDS encoding cryptochrome/photolyase family protein, which produces MPTLLWFRRDLRLRDLPALLDAAAADGEVLACFVLDPRLEASSGARRLQYLYDALRALRDSLDGRLLVTRGRPEQRIPQLVKKCGASAVHVSADFTPFGRRRDEAVLSALGDVPLHASGSPYLVSPGRITKPDGTPYKVFSPFFSAWRQHGWPKPAASGAESARWIDPADVGGGIDIPDAGAELDLPAGEAAATDQWKVFVANDLHGYADDRNRPDLDVTSRMSAHLKFGTIHPRTMAVDLGRGTGAQAYLRELAFRDFYASVLGEWPHSVWWNWNRSFDDMPTDDDAAAQDRFEAWKQGRTGFPIVDAGMRQLAQTGWMHNRVRMIVASFLVKDLHLPWQWGARWFLDQLVDGDMANNQHGWQWVAGTGTDAAPFFRVFNPATQGAKFDPDGTYVRRWVPEVDDDSYPAPIVDHAAERKEALRRYSAIT; this is translated from the coding sequence ATGCCCACATTGCTGTGGTTCCGGCGCGACCTGCGGTTGCGCGATCTGCCCGCACTGCTCGACGCGGCCGCCGCCGACGGCGAGGTGCTGGCCTGCTTCGTGCTCGACCCCCGGCTGGAGGCGTCCTCGGGTGCGCGTCGGCTGCAGTATCTCTACGACGCACTGCGGGCGCTGCGCGACAGCCTCGACGGCCGGTTACTGGTGACCCGCGGCCGCCCCGAGCAGCGCATCCCGCAGCTGGTGAAGAAGTGCGGCGCGTCGGCGGTGCACGTCTCCGCGGACTTCACGCCGTTCGGGCGTCGCCGCGACGAGGCGGTGCTGAGCGCGCTCGGCGACGTGCCGCTGCACGCCTCGGGTTCGCCGTATCTCGTCTCCCCCGGACGGATCACCAAACCCGACGGGACCCCGTACAAGGTGTTCAGCCCGTTCTTCTCGGCCTGGCGTCAGCACGGCTGGCCCAAACCGGCGGCCTCGGGGGCCGAGTCGGCGCGCTGGATCGATCCCGCGGATGTCGGCGGCGGGATCGACATCCCGGATGCGGGCGCCGAACTCGACCTGCCCGCTGGTGAGGCGGCCGCGACCGATCAGTGGAAAGTGTTCGTGGCCAACGATCTTCACGGTTACGCCGACGACCGCAACCGCCCCGACCTCGATGTCACCAGCCGGATGTCGGCGCACCTGAAATTCGGCACCATCCATCCGCGTACGATGGCCGTCGACCTCGGCCGCGGCACGGGTGCGCAGGCGTATCTGCGAGAGTTGGCTTTTCGCGATTTCTACGCGTCGGTGCTGGGCGAGTGGCCGCACAGCGTGTGGTGGAACTGGAACCGGTCCTTCGACGACATGCCGACCGACGACGACGCCGCGGCCCAGGACCGGTTCGAGGCCTGGAAGCAGGGCCGCACCGGCTTTCCCATCGTCGATGCCGGTATGCGCCAGTTGGCCCAGACCGGCTGGATGCACAACCGGGTCCGGATGATCGTGGCCTCGTTTCTGGTCAAGGACCTGCACCTGCCGTGGCAGTGGGGTGCGCGCTGGTTCCTCGATCAACTGGTCGACGGCGACATGGCCAACAATCAACACGGCTGGCAGTGGGTGGCGGGCACCGGCACCGACGCCGCCCCGTTCTTCCGGGTGTTCAACCCGGCCACGCAGGGCGCGAAGTTCGACCCCGACGGCACCTATGTGCGGCGCTGGGTGCCCGAGGTCGACGACGACAGCTATCCGGCGCCGATCGTCGACCACGCGGCCGAACGCAAGGAGGCGCTGCGCCGCTACTCGGCGATCACTTGA
- a CDS encoding LLM class F420-dependent oxidoreductase — protein sequence MRFTFTHPMHTHPYNPDLVTGTGIATVAAAAEAAGFHGFGFTDHPAPTQRWLEAGGHDAVDPFVAMGYAAAKTSTLRLIPNIVVLPYRNPFVVAKAGATLDLLSDGRFTLGVGVGYLKREFAALGVDFEERAALFEEALEVICGIWTTDDFSYEGRHFTASGITAHPRPVSDPHPPIWIGGNTAAARKRVVAFGDGWCPFPAPALLAQTARTATMDVERLTAGIEDLRRRFDEAGRDFSAIDVTFTNPDGGTPGGEDFDADAYLAGLEKLERIGVTWVQVGLPGDSLTHVLDTIERFGETVIAKA from the coding sequence ATGCGGTTCACCTTCACCCACCCGATGCACACGCATCCCTACAACCCTGACCTCGTCACCGGTACCGGCATCGCGACGGTCGCGGCGGCGGCCGAGGCGGCGGGTTTCCACGGCTTCGGCTTCACCGACCACCCCGCGCCGACCCAGCGCTGGCTGGAGGCCGGCGGTCACGACGCGGTCGATCCGTTCGTGGCGATGGGGTACGCGGCGGCCAAGACGTCGACGCTGCGCCTGATCCCCAACATCGTGGTGCTGCCGTACCGCAACCCGTTCGTCGTCGCCAAGGCCGGCGCGACACTGGACCTGCTGTCGGACGGCCGGTTCACCCTCGGTGTCGGCGTCGGTTATCTCAAACGCGAATTCGCCGCGCTCGGAGTCGACTTCGAGGAGCGGGCAGCGCTGTTCGAAGAGGCGCTCGAAGTCATCTGCGGCATCTGGACCACCGACGACTTCTCGTACGAGGGAAGACATTTCACCGCGAGCGGCATCACGGCCCATCCGCGGCCGGTCAGCGATCCGCACCCGCCGATCTGGATCGGCGGCAACACCGCGGCCGCCCGCAAGCGCGTCGTCGCGTTCGGCGACGGCTGGTGCCCGTTCCCCGCTCCCGCGCTGCTGGCGCAGACGGCGCGCACCGCGACCATGGACGTCGAGCGCCTCACCGCCGGCATCGAGGACCTGCGCCGCCGCTTCGACGAGGCCGGCCGCGACTTCTCGGCCATCGATGTCACGTTCACCAACCCCGACGGCGGCACCCCCGGCGGCGAGGACTTCGACGCCGACGCGTACCTGGCCGGTCTGGAGAAGCTGGAGCGCATCGGCGTGACCTGGGTCCAGGTCGGGCTGCCCGGCGACAGCCTCACGCACGTGCTGGACACGATCGAGCGGTTCGGCGAGACGGTGATCGCCAAAGCCTGA
- a CDS encoding Lrp/AsnC family transcriptional regulator → MDELDTAIVAALQADGRRSNRDLAADLGVAPSTALERVRALRARGVLTGVHASVDLAKLGRPVQAMVTVRLRPQSRQVIQEFRDFVVQLPQTLQVFVTTGTEDLLVHVAVPSTEALRDFVLDSVTKRREVAGVRTDVVFDHLQNHVVAPIRGT, encoded by the coding sequence GTGGACGAACTTGATACGGCGATCGTCGCGGCACTGCAGGCAGATGGTCGGCGCAGCAACCGCGACCTCGCCGCGGACCTCGGCGTCGCACCGTCGACGGCACTGGAGCGGGTGCGGGCGTTGCGGGCCCGCGGGGTGCTGACCGGGGTGCACGCCAGCGTCGATCTCGCGAAACTGGGCAGGCCGGTGCAGGCGATGGTCACCGTGCGGTTGCGCCCGCAGTCGCGTCAGGTCATCCAGGAGTTCCGCGACTTCGTGGTGCAGCTACCGCAGACGTTGCAGGTGTTCGTCACGACCGGCACCGAAGACCTGCTCGTGCACGTCGCCGTGCCGTCCACCGAGGCGCTGCGGGATTTCGTGCTGGACTCGGTCACGAAACGCCGAGAAGTCGCCGGCGTGCGCACCGACGTGGTGTTCGACCACCTCCAGAACCACGTGGTGGCACCGATCCGGGGCACCTAG
- a CDS encoding ester cyclase: MSLSGDEVRDLVNCLYTSVDRRDWSTVEQLVSSRLVVEVGSGGPTDWPQWRSHLEEFTRGFPDGRHVIEELLVDGSHGISRFRFTGTHSGEFRGRAPTGATVSVAGIHIDRFQGDLLVSHRGQLDLHGLLTQLDTP; this comes from the coding sequence ATGAGCCTTTCCGGAGACGAGGTCCGCGACCTGGTGAACTGCCTGTACACGTCGGTCGATCGGCGGGACTGGTCCACGGTCGAACAGCTGGTGTCGTCGCGGCTGGTCGTCGAGGTCGGCAGTGGGGGACCGACGGACTGGCCGCAGTGGCGCTCGCATCTCGAGGAGTTCACCCGCGGATTTCCCGACGGCCGGCACGTCATCGAGGAGCTGCTGGTCGACGGGTCGCACGGCATCTCGCGGTTCCGGTTCACCGGAACCCACAGCGGCGAGTTCCGGGGCCGCGCCCCGACCGGCGCCACGGTGTCGGTCGCGGGGATCCACATCGACCGGTTCCAGGGCGACCTGCTGGTGTCGCACCGCGGGCAGCTCGACCTGCACGGCCTGCTCACCCAGCTCGACACGCCCTGA
- a CDS encoding flavin-containing monooxygenase, which yields MSARKNLSVGIIGAGPGGLALGIFLHKAGFRDFTIFDREDGVGGTWRINTYPGLACDVKSHLYSYSFELNADWSRLWSGQPEILEYFERCARRHRLEPHLKLNTEITSARWDGDAWVLGSSGGNQYRFDVVVSAIGLFTRPVMPELVEEEPFTGTVMHTARWDHTVDLTGRRVAVLGTGSTAAQLLPEVAKVAETVYSVQRSPTWILPKPDRPYTPRERWMFRHIPLAKKVYRTRLWLRSESNISVIEHGSDKTKEFKDIALKVLESTVTDEELRRRLTPDHPLGCKRLVFAGDYLATLTKPHVQVIASPARALRGRTLVTEDGTELDVDVVLCATGYAAADYLGQIDVVGEHGVSLRDTWRDGAHAYLGMAVPGFPNFFMLYGPNTNVGSNSVLFMLEAQAHYIVRALAHMRRRGRSYIAVRPQVMAAFLAKIDRWMTGTVWLTRCSNYFRAANGRVVTQWPRSAGAFWRMTRRFRASDYTFSAPAPGAVGAGAMQAAENR from the coding sequence ATGAGTGCCCGGAAGAACCTGTCGGTCGGGATCATCGGCGCCGGTCCCGGCGGCCTGGCGTTGGGAATCTTTCTGCACAAGGCCGGATTCCGAGATTTCACGATCTTCGACCGCGAGGACGGCGTCGGCGGGACTTGGCGCATCAACACCTATCCGGGGCTGGCCTGCGATGTGAAGTCGCACCTCTACTCGTACTCATTCGAGCTGAACGCGGACTGGTCGCGGTTGTGGTCGGGGCAGCCCGAGATCCTCGAGTACTTCGAACGCTGCGCGCGCCGCCACCGCCTGGAGCCGCACCTGAAGTTGAACACCGAGATAACCTCGGCGCGCTGGGACGGCGACGCCTGGGTGCTCGGCAGCAGCGGCGGCAACCAGTATCGGTTCGACGTCGTGGTGTCGGCCATCGGACTGTTCACCCGGCCCGTGATGCCCGAACTGGTCGAGGAGGAGCCGTTCACCGGCACCGTGATGCACACGGCGCGCTGGGACCACACCGTCGACCTCACCGGTAGGCGGGTGGCGGTGCTGGGTACGGGATCCACTGCGGCGCAACTGCTCCCGGAGGTCGCCAAGGTCGCCGAAACCGTGTACTCCGTGCAGCGCTCACCGACGTGGATCCTGCCCAAGCCCGACCGGCCGTACACCCCGCGAGAGCGGTGGATGTTCCGGCACATCCCGTTGGCCAAGAAGGTGTACCGGACGCGGCTGTGGCTGCGCAGCGAGTCCAACATCTCGGTGATCGAGCACGGCAGCGACAAGACCAAAGAGTTCAAAGACATCGCGCTGAAGGTCCTCGAGAGCACGGTCACCGACGAGGAGCTGCGGCGCAGGCTCACCCCGGATCATCCGCTGGGGTGCAAACGCCTGGTGTTCGCCGGCGACTATCTCGCGACCCTGACCAAACCGCACGTCCAAGTGATCGCCAGCCCGGCGCGTGCGCTGCGGGGCCGGACGCTGGTCACCGAGGACGGCACCGAACTGGACGTCGACGTGGTGTTGTGCGCGACGGGCTACGCCGCCGCCGACTACCTCGGCCAGATAGACGTCGTCGGCGAGCACGGGGTGTCGCTGCGGGACACCTGGCGCGACGGCGCGCACGCCTACCTCGGCATGGCGGTGCCCGGGTTCCCGAACTTTTTCATGCTGTACGGGCCCAACACCAACGTCGGCTCCAATAGCGTGCTGTTCATGCTCGAGGCGCAGGCCCACTACATCGTGCGGGCGCTGGCACACATGCGTCGCCGCGGCCGGTCCTATATCGCGGTGCGGCCGCAGGTGATGGCGGCATTCCTCGCCAAGATCGACAGGTGGATGACCGGGACGGTGTGGCTGACCCGGTGCAGCAACTACTTTCGCGCCGCCAACGGTCGCGTGGTGACGCAGTGGCCGCGCAGCGCCGGGGCGTTCTGGCGGATGACGCGGCGGTTCCGGGCCTCGGACTACACCTTCAGCGCTCCGGCACCCGGCGCCGTCGGTGCGGGTGCGATGCAGGCGGCCGAGAATCGCTGA
- a CDS encoding polyketide cyclase, which translates to MGIVTTSSETAFPHAAETIYDFVTNPANWPKTYPTSANIGGLPDSLPLKVGDTWTETGPDGDRVFTWHLAIAMRPTLWVFNSVGRLGHDRDGNGGMGGRITVQYHFTRPGRDVTLFTRTMTVEAPKDEPLPDGFFRAVNPAHIDQYHRAIARELG; encoded by the coding sequence TTGGGCATCGTCACCACCAGTTCGGAAACCGCGTTCCCCCATGCCGCGGAGACGATCTACGACTTCGTCACCAATCCGGCGAACTGGCCCAAGACCTACCCCACGAGCGCGAACATCGGTGGGCTGCCGGACTCGTTGCCGCTCAAGGTCGGCGACACCTGGACCGAGACCGGTCCCGACGGTGACCGCGTGTTCACCTGGCACCTCGCGATCGCGATGCGCCCCACCCTGTGGGTGTTCAACTCGGTCGGCCGACTCGGGCACGACCGCGACGGCAACGGCGGGATGGGTGGGCGCATCACCGTGCAGTACCACTTCACCCGCCCCGGCCGGGACGTCACGCTGTTCACCCGGACGATGACGGTGGAGGCGCCGAAGGACGAGCCACTGCCCGACGGCTTCTTCCGCGCGGTGAATCCGGCCCACATCGACCAGTACCACCGAGCGATCGCGCGCGAACTCGGCTGA
- a CDS encoding DUF2000 domain-containing protein — translation MTEQMLHLPAHTPTITTKIAVIVRDDLPTWQKLNMTAFLASGIAANAPDSIGDPYRDADGTRYTPMFGQPVMVFSADADRMTRTLNRALARGVVPAVFTAELFTTGHDEANRAVVAARGRDDIDPVGLAVRADRKTIDKIVDGLRLHR, via the coding sequence ATGACCGAGCAAATGCTGCATCTGCCCGCCCACACCCCGACCATCACCACCAAGATCGCAGTGATCGTGCGCGACGACCTGCCGACATGGCAGAAGCTCAACATGACCGCGTTTCTGGCCAGCGGCATCGCTGCCAACGCGCCGGACTCCATCGGGGACCCCTACCGCGACGCCGACGGCACCCGCTACACCCCGATGTTCGGCCAACCGGTCATGGTGTTCAGCGCCGACGCCGACCGGATGACGCGCACCCTCAACCGGGCGCTGGCGCGCGGGGTGGTTCCCGCCGTGTTCACCGCCGAACTGTTCACCACGGGACACGACGAGGCGAACCGCGCCGTGGTCGCCGCCCGGGGGCGCGACGACATCGACCCGGTCGGCTTGGCGGTGCGGGCCGACCGCAAGACCATCGACAAGATCGTCGACGGTCTGCGCCTGCACCGCTGA
- a CDS encoding LLM class flavin-dependent oxidoreductase — MSRPEIGVYLPQMGFTYEQMLHRTRRCADLGIDSVWLYDHLYGPGAPDYPSLEAWTLATALLSNTERIHIGHMVLCNQFRHPAVLAKMATTLDQIAPGRLRLGIGSGSLEDEHQRAGLPWGTFRERSERLGETLQILAQAFAEERIDFTGRHFQVRDFPVKPGPVRRPPIVVGGVGEKYTLPLVARYADVWNVPTYALGELRQKVSVLRSLCDDAGRDPSTIVLSVEAVMALAPNDRTLPQVRQLAEKRFGLPAFGLHDGGLIGTPPAIVDRLGELTELGFGQIVLFTHDRGSEETLELLATEVIARL; from the coding sequence ATGAGCAGACCCGAGATCGGCGTGTACCTCCCCCAGATGGGGTTCACCTACGAGCAGATGCTGCACCGCACCCGGCGCTGCGCGGACCTCGGCATCGACTCGGTGTGGCTCTACGACCACCTGTACGGACCGGGCGCGCCGGACTACCCGTCGCTGGAGGCCTGGACGCTGGCCACCGCACTGCTCAGCAACACCGAGCGCATCCACATCGGACACATGGTGCTGTGCAATCAGTTCCGCCATCCGGCCGTGCTGGCCAAGATGGCCACGACGCTGGACCAGATCGCGCCCGGCCGCCTGCGACTCGGCATCGGCAGCGGGTCGCTCGAGGACGAGCACCAGCGCGCCGGCCTGCCGTGGGGCACGTTCCGCGAGCGGTCGGAGCGGCTCGGCGAGACGCTGCAGATCCTGGCGCAGGCCTTCGCCGAGGAGCGGATCGACTTCACCGGCAGGCACTTTCAGGTCCGCGATTTCCCCGTCAAGCCGGGACCGGTGCGGCGGCCGCCGATCGTCGTCGGCGGTGTCGGCGAGAAGTACACCTTGCCGCTGGTCGCCCGCTACGCCGACGTGTGGAACGTACCCACCTACGCGCTCGGCGAACTGCGGCAGAAGGTGTCGGTACTGCGCTCACTGTGCGACGACGCCGGCCGCGACCCGTCGACGATCGTGCTCTCGGTCGAGGCGGTGATGGCACTGGCGCCCAATGACCGCACGCTCCCGCAGGTCCGCCAACTGGCCGAAAAGCGGTTCGGGCTACCGGCATTCGGGCTGCACGATGGCGGCCTGATCGGCACGCCGCCGGCGATCGTCGACCGTCTCGGCGAACTGACCGAGCTGGGCTTCGGCCAGATCGTGCTGTTCACGCACGACCGCGGCTCCGAAGAGACCCTCGAACTGCTGGCCACCGAGGTCATCGCGCGACTCTAG
- a CDS encoding DUF2631 domain-containing protein, with product MANTEVQRHTGVDVEEVPSAEWGWSYHSPKVFHIGGLLAAAFLLFMIHGNHTGRVEDLFLIGFAVIIVAFVGRDWWLRRRGWIR from the coding sequence GTGGCCAACACCGAGGTGCAGCGACACACCGGGGTCGACGTCGAAGAGGTGCCGTCCGCGGAGTGGGGCTGGTCGTACCACAGCCCCAAGGTGTTCCACATCGGCGGACTGCTGGCGGCGGCGTTCCTGCTGTTCATGATCCACGGCAACCACACCGGCCGCGTCGAGGACCTGTTCCTGATCGGTTTCGCGGTGATCATCGTCGCGTTCGTCGGCCGCGACTGGTGGCTGCGCCGGCGCGGTTGGATCCGCTAG
- a CDS encoding alpha/beta hydrolase produces MTIQRRLDPALRGFVEARTDLSPGVLGVVRDSLNQRRAETAAAVSTVGMEFENRDAGDVPVRIYRGGPAPAPAVIYCHAGAFVLGNLDTDHLQCVELARRAACTVISVGYRLAPEHPYPAAADDAFAVLQWVVGNAAELGVDAARIAVAGSSAGAALAAGLAQRTPVVFQLLHQPVLDDRPTPSKEEFTTTPGFDRTAAELMWRHYLGSNAATGEAVPARADDLSGLPPAFVSCSELDPLRDEAIDYAVRLMRAGVATELHVFPGTCHGFDSLLPEWETSRRLFELQGAALRRALHPV; encoded by the coding sequence ATGACGATCCAGCGCCGTCTCGACCCCGCACTGCGGGGATTCGTCGAGGCGCGCACCGATCTGTCACCGGGCGTGCTCGGGGTGGTCCGTGACTCGCTGAACCAGCGACGCGCCGAGACGGCGGCCGCGGTCAGCACCGTGGGCATGGAGTTCGAGAACCGCGACGCGGGCGACGTTCCGGTGCGGATCTACCGCGGCGGTCCGGCACCCGCCCCGGCGGTGATCTATTGCCACGCAGGCGCTTTCGTTCTGGGTAACCTCGACACCGATCATCTCCAGTGCGTCGAGCTGGCGCGTCGCGCAGCCTGCACGGTGATCTCGGTCGGCTACCGGTTGGCACCGGAACACCCGTACCCCGCGGCGGCCGACGACGCGTTCGCTGTGCTGCAGTGGGTGGTCGGCAACGCGGCAGAGCTCGGGGTGGACGCCGCCAGAATAGCGGTCGCGGGCAGCAGCGCCGGCGCCGCGCTGGCCGCCGGACTCGCTCAGCGCACGCCGGTGGTGTTCCAGCTGCTGCATCAACCGGTGCTCGATGACCGGCCGACGCCGTCGAAGGAGGAGTTCACGACGACCCCCGGTTTCGACCGTACGGCGGCCGAACTGATGTGGCGCCACTACCTCGGGTCGAACGCCGCCACGGGCGAGGCCGTCCCCGCTCGCGCCGACGATTTGAGCGGTCTGCCACCGGCTTTCGTCAGTTGTTCGGAGCTCGACCCGCTGCGTGACGAGGCGATCGACTACGCGGTGCGGTTGATGCGCGCCGGCGTCGCCACCGAACTGCACGTCTTCCCGGGCACGTGTCACGGGTTCGACTCGCTGCTGCCCGAGTGGGAGACCAGCAGGCGGCTGTTCGAGTTGCAGGGCGCCGCGCTGCGCCGGGCGCTGCACCCTGTGTGA
- a CDS encoding DUF427 domain-containing protein: protein MSLVAARGPLSNQPAGWFSPPLPADVVFVEPHPRRVQGLRDGRAVIDTERALLVHRRDHPLSYAFPADEAAGLPGEPVAEAPGYVHVPWDAVDTWLEEGRELVHYPPNPYHRVDCRPTDRALRVTVAGQSLVDTTDTVIVFETSLDARLYVNPAHVRTDLLRPSATTSYCNYKGYATYWSATVGDTVVEDVAWSYPDPPPETLPIAGFFSFDADRAQVMADLPGRR from the coding sequence ATGAGCCTCGTCGCGGCCCGTGGACCGCTCAGCAACCAACCCGCCGGCTGGTTCAGCCCGCCGCTTCCCGCAGACGTGGTGTTCGTCGAACCGCACCCGCGGCGGGTGCAGGGGCTGCGCGACGGGCGCGCGGTGATCGACACCGAGCGGGCGCTGCTGGTGCACCGCCGCGACCACCCGCTGAGCTACGCGTTCCCCGCCGACGAGGCAGCCGGTCTGCCGGGCGAACCCGTCGCCGAGGCGCCGGGATACGTGCACGTGCCGTGGGACGCCGTCGACACCTGGCTGGAGGAGGGTCGCGAACTCGTGCACTACCCGCCCAACCCCTACCACCGGGTCGACTGCCGGCCGACCGACCGGGCGCTGCGGGTCACGGTGGCGGGTCAGTCGCTGGTCGACACCACCGACACCGTGATCGTGTTCGAGACCTCCCTCGACGCGCGCCTCTACGTCAACCCCGCCCATGTCCGCACCGACCTGCTTCGGCCCTCGGCGACCACCAGTTACTGCAACTACAAGGGCTATGCGACGTACTGGTCGGCGACGGTCGGCGACACCGTGGTCGAGGACGTCGCCTGGAGCTACCCGGACCCGCCGCCCGAGACGCTGCCGATCGCAGGGTTCTTCAGCTTCGACGCGGACCGGGCGCAGGTCATGGCGGACCTACCCGGCCGTCGGTGA
- a CDS encoding acyl-CoA dehydrogenase family protein, with protein sequence MDFSRVQLSEDDQAFQREVREFLARVVTDEVIARDSETGENFDESVHLALGEAGYLAADFNAEADGGFSVVRRRIWELEIGRAHTPWFHWPTTVMVARCLQRFASPELLDEILPGVLAGRVRLCLGYTEPEGGSDVATCKTRAVRDGDHWVVNGAKMFTSNAHNAQFVFLITNTDPEAPKHQSLTMLLVPLDSPGVEIQPIRTVDGDRTNITYYSDVRVPDKYRVGEVNGGWTVLRDALNAEHGTIERDDQGLQKLATMTEHLLLLGEAVDRAAAVARRDDSVRYRLGRAIARMEAAASSPEMFGRVAIAQTMRDVTPDLMDLLGPAASLPVGTEGAADDGAAEYLFRLAGPTGIYGGTLEVFRNMIAQHVLGLGRPNYSPPAKRPA encoded by the coding sequence ATGGACTTCTCCCGCGTGCAGTTGAGCGAGGACGATCAGGCGTTTCAGCGCGAGGTGCGCGAGTTCCTGGCTCGCGTGGTGACCGACGAGGTGATCGCGCGGGACAGTGAAACCGGCGAGAACTTCGACGAGAGTGTGCATCTCGCGCTCGGGGAGGCCGGCTATCTGGCGGCCGACTTCAACGCCGAGGCCGACGGCGGGTTCAGCGTCGTCCGCAGGCGCATCTGGGAACTCGAGATCGGGCGGGCGCACACCCCGTGGTTCCACTGGCCCACCACCGTGATGGTCGCACGCTGCCTGCAGCGGTTCGCCTCACCGGAACTGCTCGACGAGATACTGCCCGGTGTGCTGGCGGGCCGCGTCCGGTTGTGCCTGGGCTACACCGAACCCGAGGGCGGCTCCGACGTCGCCACCTGCAAGACCCGGGCCGTGCGCGACGGCGACCACTGGGTTGTCAACGGCGCCAAGATGTTCACGTCGAACGCGCACAACGCGCAGTTCGTCTTCCTGATCACCAACACCGACCCTGAGGCGCCCAAACACCAGAGCCTGACGATGCTGCTGGTCCCGCTCGACAGCCCCGGCGTCGAGATCCAGCCGATCCGCACGGTCGACGGCGACCGCACCAACATCACCTACTACAGCGACGTGCGGGTGCCCGACAAGTACCGCGTCGGCGAGGTCAACGGCGGCTGGACGGTGCTGCGCGACGCCCTCAACGCCGAACACGGCACCATCGAACGCGACGACCAGGGCCTGCAGAAGCTCGCCACCATGACCGAGCACCTGCTGCTGCTCGGCGAGGCGGTCGACCGGGCGGCCGCGGTGGCGCGCCGCGACGACTCGGTGCGGTACCGGCTCGGCCGCGCGATCGCCCGGATGGAGGCAGCCGCCAGCAGCCCGGAGATGTTCGGGCGCGTCGCGATCGCCCAGACCATGCGCGACGTCACGCCCGATCTGATGGACCTGCTCGGCCCCGCGGCCAGCCTGCCGGTCGGCACCGAGGGCGCCGCCGACGACGGGGCGGCGGAGTACCTGTTCCGGCTCGCCGGGCCCACCGGGATCTACGGCGGCACGCTCGAGGTGTTCCGCAACATGATCGCCCAGCACGTGCTGGGCCTGGGCCGGCCGAACTATTCACCGCCTGCCAAGCGCCCGGCCTAG
- a CDS encoding mycofactocin-coupled SDR family oxidoreductase: MAKQFEGKVAFITGAARGQGRAHAVRFAEEGADIIAVDLCDQIGSVAYPMATPEDLDETVNLVEKTGRRIVAEHGDVRDLARLQEIVAHGVAELGRIDFVLANAGILPAAGSQGGELSAFVDAVNVMLNGVYYTIIATLPALLAHGDGGAIVITSSAAGFKPVTVDFGTMNHGAAGYTVAKHGVIGVMRHFARGLAEKNIRVNTVHPGGVATPMIYNEALAEWSGEHPSFSASQQPLLAIPPVEPEAISDAMVYLCGDSGRYVTGVALPVDGGQIIK; the protein is encoded by the coding sequence ATGGCTAAGCAGTTCGAGGGCAAGGTCGCGTTCATCACGGGCGCGGCGCGGGGTCAGGGTCGGGCGCACGCGGTGCGGTTCGCCGAAGAAGGCGCCGACATCATCGCGGTGGATTTGTGCGACCAGATCGGCAGCGTCGCCTATCCGATGGCGACCCCGGAGGATCTCGACGAGACCGTGAACCTCGTCGAGAAGACCGGTCGCCGGATCGTCGCCGAGCACGGCGACGTGCGCGACCTCGCGCGGCTGCAGGAGATCGTCGCGCACGGCGTCGCCGAACTGGGCCGCATCGACTTCGTGCTCGCCAACGCCGGGATCCTGCCGGCCGCGGGCAGCCAGGGCGGCGAGCTCAGCGCGTTCGTCGACGCGGTCAACGTGATGCTCAACGGCGTCTATTACACGATCATCGCCACGTTGCCTGCGCTGCTCGCGCACGGCGACGGCGGAGCCATCGTGATCACCAGCTCGGCGGCCGGGTTCAAGCCCGTCACCGTCGACTTCGGCACGATGAACCACGGCGCGGCCGGCTACACCGTCGCCAAGCACGGCGTGATCGGCGTGATGCGGCACTTCGCAAGAGGCTTGGCGGAGAAGAATATTCGTGTCAACACGGTGCACCCCGGCGGCGTGGCCACGCCGATGATCTACAATGAGGCGCTGGCCGAGTGGTCCGGCGAGCACCCGTCGTTCAGCGCGTCGCAGCAGCCGCTGCTGGCCATCCCGCCCGTGGAGCCCGAGGCGATCAGCGACGCCATGGTCTACCTGTGCGGCGACTCGGGCCGCTACGTCACCGGGGTGGCGTTGCCGGTCGACGGCGGCCAGATCATCAAGTGA